From the Octadecabacter antarcticus 307 genome, one window contains:
- a CDS encoding autoinducer binding domain-containing protein → MADTGKIKVLLESVENLAPSGFAIAFHIRLTSPDFLFQTYPKDWTDIYSEKGYVMQDPTVRWGFTETGSIRWSGLAEMDDQNILGQSLAYGMAFGVTISTDTGGSRSLASFSRPDREYTDEEIKQLSQCVQALHDMTALQGGTSEELRTQLHQLSVKMTHPPTT, encoded by the coding sequence ATGGCCGATACCGGTAAAATTAAAGTATTGCTGGAAAGTGTTGAAAATCTGGCACCGTCAGGCTTCGCAATCGCATTCCACATCCGCCTCACATCCCCTGATTTTTTGTTCCAGACCTACCCGAAGGACTGGACCGATATTTACTCTGAAAAAGGCTACGTTATGCAGGATCCCACAGTGCGGTGGGGCTTCACAGAAACTGGATCGATTCGATGGTCCGGTTTGGCAGAAATGGATGATCAAAACATATTAGGGCAGTCTCTTGCGTATGGAATGGCCTTCGGTGTCACAATTTCAACGGATACCGGTGGCAGCCGCAGCTTGGCCAGTTTTTCACGCCCTGATCGTGAATATACTGACGAAGAGATCAAACAGTTATCGCAGTGCGTTCAGGCGCTTCACGACATGACGGCGTTGCAGGGTGGAACGTCCGAAGAATTGCGAACCCAACTGCATCAACTGTCGGTCAAGATGACCCATCCACCAACAACCTAG
- a CDS encoding DUF6314 family protein, which translates to MGRLFAFIGSYDVSRDIDDRKVGAHSRFEGRAVLSALPHGAAYREIGALILNDQRFEAERSYLWHENAGRIWVRFADGRDFHDFDPTLGGLASAHLCGADMYRGGYDLSDWPRWNVTWEVSGPRKDYRSVTTYAPTT; encoded by the coding sequence ATGGGTCGGTTATTCGCATTTATCGGTTCATATGACGTCTCGCGCGACATTGACGACCGCAAAGTGGGTGCGCATTCGCGTTTTGAAGGGCGGGCGGTGTTGTCAGCGTTGCCGCATGGCGCGGCGTACCGCGAAATTGGCGCATTGATCCTGAACGATCAACGATTTGAGGCAGAGCGCAGTTATTTATGGCACGAAAACGCGGGGCGGATTTGGGTTCGCTTTGCCGATGGTCGTGACTTTCATGATTTTGATCCAACCCTAGGCGGCTTGGCGAGTGCGCATCTATGCGGGGCGGACATGTACCGAGGTGGCTATGATCTGTCAGACTGGCCGCGTTGGAACGTTACGTGGGAAGTGAGCGGGCCGCGTAAGGATTACCGGTCGGTCACAACCTATGCGCCAACCACCTGA
- a CDS encoding biotin transporter BioY has protein sequence MAMTMNNPALAEVFGPTEGVALRIKQVVMVLLGIFLLAVAAKISIPMIPVPITMGTFAVLTVGAAYGPRLGMATILGYMIIGVAGFDVFAGSSAEAFGIEYMMGGTGGYLVGYVLATLALGFAARKGWDRSIGTMALAMLVGNALIYIPGLLWLGSLYGWDKPILEWGFTPFIVGDFLKLALAALLVPAIWKLVGKARS, from the coding sequence ATGGCGATGACGATGAATAACCCCGCATTGGCCGAAGTTTTTGGCCCAACCGAGGGCGTAGCGCTTCGGATCAAACAGGTTGTAATGGTGCTGCTTGGCATCTTTTTGCTTGCGGTGGCCGCGAAGATTTCAATCCCAATGATCCCTGTACCGATCACTATGGGTACGTTTGCAGTGCTGACTGTCGGTGCTGCCTATGGCCCGCGTCTGGGCATGGCTACGATCCTTGGCTATATGATTATTGGTGTCGCTGGCTTTGATGTCTTTGCAGGGTCTTCCGCCGAAGCGTTTGGCATAGAATATATGATGGGCGGCACGGGCGGCTATTTGGTTGGCTATGTGTTGGCGACATTGGCGCTTGGATTTGCTGCTCGCAAAGGCTGGGACCGGTCCATCGGAACCATGGCGTTGGCGATGTTGGTCGGTAATGCGTTGATCTACATTCCAGGTTTGTTGTGGCTGGGATCGCTTTATGGTTGGGACAAGCCGATCCTTGAGTGGGGCTTCACGCCGTTCATCGTTGGTGATTTTCTGAAGTTGGCGTTGGCGGCATTACTTGTCCCAGCGATCTGGAAGCTTGTCGGTAAGGCCCGCAGCTAA
- a CDS encoding FliG C-terminal domain-containing protein yields MAGTPTSLPRTDITRSRKAAMVVQLLLRSGGDLPLSQLPEAAQVRLTRELGALNIIDKETLNSVVQEFARELADVALTAPGSFEAALKSLEGRISAGTVARLREEAAAQSGSDPWTIVLKLTPEEMLPITDAESAEVCAIVLSKLPTSKAASLLGLMPGDRARRIAYAMSKTTNVKSDAIARIGTGLAQQYCGASLPAFTDSAEHRIGAILNSTPASTRDSVLEGLLSQDPTFGEGVRKAIFTFADIPARLATPEVPKVLRNIDPADLVCALASATEMGGLLATAAAHLLDNMSTRMADNLREEMSEASKIRQSDAEAAQTAVVTAIRAAADAGTITLNLDNED; encoded by the coding sequence ATGGCTGGCACCCCGACCTCATTGCCCAGAACTGATATTACGCGATCCCGTAAGGCGGCGATGGTGGTGCAACTTTTGTTGCGTAGCGGCGGTGATCTGCCACTGTCGCAATTGCCAGAAGCGGCGCAGGTACGTCTGACCCGCGAACTCGGCGCGCTCAACATCATCGACAAAGAGACATTGAACAGCGTTGTGCAGGAATTCGCCCGTGAACTTGCCGACGTCGCACTGACCGCACCCGGCAGTTTTGAGGCAGCGTTGAAATCCCTCGAAGGGCGTATTTCGGCAGGGACTGTGGCGCGTTTACGCGAAGAAGCCGCCGCGCAATCGGGCAGCGACCCTTGGACCATCGTGCTAAAACTGACACCCGAAGAAATGTTGCCCATCACCGACGCCGAAAGCGCAGAAGTCTGCGCCATTGTTCTCTCAAAACTCCCGACGAGCAAGGCCGCCAGCCTGTTGGGCCTAATGCCCGGCGATCGCGCCCGCCGGATCGCCTATGCCATGTCCAAGACGACAAACGTCAAATCTGACGCCATCGCGCGGATCGGCACAGGTTTGGCGCAGCAATACTGTGGCGCGTCCCTGCCCGCCTTTACCGACAGCGCAGAACATCGCATCGGTGCGATCCTCAATTCAACACCCGCCTCGACCCGAGATTCTGTCCTCGAAGGGCTGTTGTCACAAGACCCCACCTTTGGCGAAGGCGTGCGCAAAGCGATCTTCACCTTTGCGGACATCCCCGCGCGGCTCGCCACTCCAGAGGTGCCAAAGGTGTTGCGCAACATTGATCCTGCGGACCTTGTGTGCGCCTTGGCGTCTGCCACTGAAATGGGTGGTCTTTTGGCTACAGCAGCCGCACACCTGCTCGACAATATGTCGACACGCATGGCCGACAATCTACGCGAAGAGATGTCTGAAGCCAGTAAGATCAGACAATCCGACGCAGAAGCCGCGCAAACGGCCGTGGTCACAGCCATCCGCGCAGCGGCGGATGCCGGGACGATCACCCTCAATTTGGACAACGAAGACTAA
- the purB gene encoding adenylosuccinate lyase: MIPRYSRPTMTDIWEPATKFRIWYEIEAHACDAMADIGVIPRENANAVWKAKDVEFDVTRIDEIEAVTKHDVIAFLTHLAEHVGSDEARFVHQGMTSSDVLDTCFNVQLVRAADILIADIEALLAALKRRAMEHKMTIRVGRSHGIHAEPTTMGLTFARFYAEMDRNLVRMKTARTEVSTGAVSGAVGTFANIDPRVEEHVCAQLGLTPEPISTQVIPRDRHAMFFATLGVIASSIENVATEIRHMQRTEVLEGAEFFSAGQKGSSAMPHKKNPVLTENLTGLARLVRMTVIPAMENVALWHERDISHSSVERGIGPDATVTLDFALNRLTGVVDKMLIFPGNMLENMNKFPGLVMSQRVLLALTQAGTSREDAYAMVQRNALKVWEERTDFREELLADEQVVAALGVDAINENFNLDYHTKHVDTIFARVFGAMT; the protein is encoded by the coding sequence ATGATCCCGCGCTATTCACGCCCCACCATGACCGACATTTGGGAACCCGCCACCAAGTTCCGCATCTGGTATGAGATCGAAGCCCATGCCTGCGACGCCATGGCCGACATCGGCGTCATTCCACGCGAAAACGCGAATGCCGTGTGGAAAGCCAAAGACGTGGAATTCGACGTGACGCGGATTGACGAAATCGAAGCCGTGACAAAACACGACGTCATCGCGTTCCTGACCCATCTGGCCGAACACGTCGGCAGCGACGAGGCCCGCTTCGTGCATCAAGGTATGACGTCTTCGGATGTGCTGGACACCTGTTTCAATGTGCAGCTTGTGCGCGCCGCCGACATTCTGATTGCCGACATCGAAGCGTTGCTGGCAGCGCTGAAACGCCGTGCGATGGAACACAAGATGACCATTCGCGTCGGACGTAGCCACGGCATTCACGCAGAACCCACAACCATGGGCCTGACATTCGCACGTTTTTACGCCGAAATGGATCGCAACCTTGTGCGGATGAAAACTGCCCGCACAGAGGTTTCGACAGGAGCAGTGTCCGGCGCGGTCGGAACCTTCGCCAATATCGACCCTCGCGTCGAAGAACATGTCTGCGCGCAGTTGGGCCTAACACCTGAACCGATCAGCACACAAGTCATCCCGCGAGACCGTCACGCGATGTTCTTTGCCACACTTGGCGTGATTGCCAGTTCAATCGAAAACGTCGCCACAGAAATCCGCCACATGCAGCGTACCGAAGTGTTGGAAGGCGCAGAATTCTTTTCAGCCGGGCAAAAGGGCAGTTCGGCAATGCCGCACAAAAAGAACCCTGTGTTGACGGAAAACCTGACAGGTCTGGCGCGTCTTGTGCGCATGACCGTGATCCCTGCAATGGAAAACGTCGCGCTCTGGCACGAACGTGATATCAGCCATTCATCGGTGGAACGCGGCATTGGGCCAGACGCAACCGTAACGCTGGACTTCGCGCTCAACCGTCTGACGGGTGTTGTCGATAAAATGCTGATCTTCCCCGGAAATATGCTCGAAAATATGAACAAATTCCCCGGTCTGGTGATGTCACAACGCGTGCTTTTGGCCCTGACACAAGCAGGCACATCACGCGAAGACGCTTATGCAATGGTGCAACGCAACGCTTTGAAAGTTTGGGAAGAACGCACAGATTTTCGCGAAGAATTGCTGGCCGACGAACAGGTCGTCGCAGCACTTGGTGTAGATGCTATTAACGAGAACTTTAACCTTGATTATCATACCAAACACGTCGACACGATTTTCGCCCGCGTTTTTGGCGCGATGACCTAA
- a CDS encoding acyl-homoserine-lactone synthase, translating to MKNITFELSNVHLYGPAFFDYLSLRKRFFVDELHWQIPHNADVEMDQYDNPMARYSLVLDDDGRVVAGARAMSTTAKWGDHTYMLKDAMTGKLGTIPNNLLSEIVDSPKVWECTRLVMAPEINSMRARLQCLDMIVGGLIDMATAEGAERMMSLSNLWVLRALKRLGYGAEFLGQPYENGDDGHKYAVIGIPARHKQVADNVLQMSAA from the coding sequence ATGAAAAATATCACCTTTGAATTGTCTAACGTGCACCTGTACGGTCCGGCATTTTTTGACTATTTAAGCCTGCGTAAGCGGTTCTTCGTCGATGAATTACACTGGCAAATACCGCATAATGCGGATGTTGAGATGGATCAGTATGATAATCCGATGGCGCGGTATTCGCTCGTGCTGGATGATGACGGTCGGGTCGTGGCGGGCGCGCGTGCCATGTCCACGACGGCAAAGTGGGGCGATCATACCTACATGCTGAAAGACGCGATGACAGGTAAGTTGGGCACGATCCCAAATAATCTGCTGAGTGAAATTGTCGACAGCCCCAAGGTTTGGGAATGTACCCGTCTTGTGATGGCGCCCGAAATTAATTCCATGCGGGCACGGTTGCAATGTTTGGATATGATCGTAGGGGGGCTCATTGATATGGCCACCGCGGAAGGTGCGGAGCGGATGATGTCGCTGTCAAACCTGTGGGTATTGCGGGCGCTGAAGCGGTTAGGCTACGGCGCCGAATTTCTGGGCCAACCGTATGAGAATGGCGATGACGGCCACAAGTATGCGGTGATCGGAATTCCTGCGCGTCACAAACAAGTCGCCGATAATGTCCTGCAAATGAGCGCAGCTTAA
- a CDS encoding helix-turn-helix transcriptional regulator, protein MIELNSPEDVDIIARNGYYIALRVGFAFPLEEVNALPAPWVDHYTTHRFMLHDPVIRWIYANTGAITWSAIDLPDPMRVLHQAQTFGLRYGVAVACFDGNREGQRSFGTFARSDREFEQAEIDALHAYVLKRHHAKAPPTNLTNAELEALRMVREGLRLKQIAHLLGISEGAVKQRLKNAKNKLGAQTSAQAAAMVGEFGLI, encoded by the coding sequence TTGATTGAACTCAACTCTCCCGAAGATGTTGATATTATAGCCAGGAATGGCTATTATATCGCCTTGCGTGTTGGCTTTGCGTTCCCGCTTGAAGAAGTGAATGCACTGCCCGCGCCTTGGGTGGATCACTACACAACGCATCGGTTCATGTTGCACGATCCGGTCATACGCTGGATCTACGCCAACACGGGCGCCATCACCTGGAGCGCGATTGATTTGCCCGATCCGATGCGCGTTCTGCATCAGGCGCAGACGTTTGGGCTGCGCTACGGTGTGGCTGTTGCGTGTTTTGATGGCAACCGCGAAGGCCAGCGATCGTTCGGGACGTTCGCGCGGTCGGATCGTGAGTTTGAACAGGCTGAAATCGACGCCCTGCACGCCTACGTTTTGAAGCGCCACCATGCCAAAGCGCCGCCAACGAATCTTACGAATGCTGAGCTTGAGGCGCTGAGAATGGTAAGAGAAGGTTTACGGTTGAAACAAATCGCTCATTTACTAGGCATCTCTGAAGGCGCAGTCAAACAGCGCCTGAAGAACGCTAAAAACAAGCTCGGCGCGCAAACATCTGCACAAGCCGCTGCAATGGTTGGAGAATTTGGATTGATCTGA